One Malania oleifera isolate guangnan ecotype guangnan chromosome 10, ASM2987363v1, whole genome shotgun sequence genomic region harbors:
- the LOC131166111 gene encoding laccase-6, with translation MASLVPSFMFWLSLLSHAHTLYVTASWPPGRPTRFYDFKVQSKRITKLCNTKNIVTINGMFPGPVLYAQEDDTVIVKVTNQTPYNVSIHWHGVRQRLSCWFDGPSYITQCPIQGGRSFTYEFTLVEQKGTLLWHAHLSWLRGTVYGAIVVRPKTGVPYPFNPPHEEHIIILGEYWLKDPVQMERDVLASGGGPPLADAFTINGHPGPNYNCSNDDVYKIDVVPGKTYLLRIINAGLNMESFFAIANHKLTIVEADAEYTKPFTVDRLMLGPGQTINVLVTADQPVAKYSMAMGAYASAKNVSYQNISAIAYFQYSGDARNVPNTIPFPAILPSFNDNLAVKTVMDGLRSLNPARVPKKIDANLFFTVGLNVQKCNSKTPQRNCQGTNNGIMAASINNVTFVRPNVSLLEAYYRKINGYYTEDFPEVPLKFYDFVNGAPNNIPNDTQSSSGTRAMVLDYGTRVQLILQDTGTVTTENHPIHLHGYSFYVVGYGTGNFDSKTAKFNLVDPPYMNTIGVPVGGWAAIRFVADNPGVWFMHCHLEIHLSWGLSMVFVVKNGKGEMETLPGPPADMPRC, from the exons atggccAGTTTAGTCCCTTCGTTCATGTTCTGGCTGAGCTTATTATCTCATGCTCACACGCTGTATGTCACGGCCTCTTGGCCACCAGGGAGGCCAACCAGGTTTTATGATTTTAAG GTGCAAAGCAAGAGAATCACTAAGTTGTGTAATACCAAGAACATTGTGACAATCAATGGCATGTTTCCAGGACCAGTCCTTTACGCCCAAGAAGATGATACAGTGATTGTCAAAGTTACTAATCAGACTCCATATAATGTCTCAATCCATTG GCATGGCGTCCGGCAGAGGCTGTCGTGCTGGTTCGACGGGCCGTCGTACATAACACAATGCCCCATTCAAGGAGGGCGGAGCTTCACCTATGAGTTCACACTGGTAGAGCAGAAGGGCACCCTTCTCTGGCATGCCCACCTTTCCTGGCTTAGGGGCACTGTTTATGGCGCCATTGTTGTACGCCCCAAGACCGGAGTTCCTTACCCATTTAACCCCCCACATGAAGAGCATATCATAATCCTAG ggGAATACTGGCTGAAGGACCCTGTACAAATGGAGCGAGATGTTTTAGCAAGCGGTGGTGGCCCTCCATTGGCCGATGCATTTACCATAAATGGTCACCCTGGCCCCAACTACAATTGCTCCAACGACG ATGTATATAAGATTGACGTGGTCCCAGGGAAGACATATCTGCTTAGGATAATCAATGCAGGTTTAAACATGGAAAGCTTCTTTGCCATTGCTAATCACAAGCTAACAATAGTAGAAGCAGATGCTGAATACACCAAACCATTCACTGTGGACCGTTTGATGCTAGGACCAGGCCAGACCATCAACGTCCTCGTCACCGCCGATCAGCCCGTCGCAAAATACTCCATGGCCATGGGAGCCTACGCATCTGCAAAGAACGTATCCTACCAAAACATCTCAGCCATTGCCTATTTCCAGTACTCGGGAGACGCCCGCAACGTCCCGAACACCATACCTTTCCCCGCTATCCTACCGAGTTTTAACGACAATCTGGCGGTTAAGACCGTCATGGACGGCCTCCGAAGCCTGAACCCTGCAAGAGTCCCGAAGAAGATCGATGCCAACTTGTTCTTCACCGTCGGATTGAACGTTCAAAAATGCAATTCCAAAACCCCACAAAGGAATTGCCAGGGCACTAACAACGGGATCATGGCAGCGTCCATCAACAATGTGACCTTCGTTAGACCTAATGTTTCTCTTTTGGAAGCTTATTACAGGAAGATCAATGGTTATTACACAGAGGATTTCCCAGAGGTGCCTCTTAAATTCTATGACTTTGTCAATGGTGCACCCAACAACATCCCGAATGACACCCAGTCCTCGAGTGGGACTAGGGCCATGGTCCTGGACTATGGAACCAGGGTGCAGCTCATCCTGCAAGACACCGGCACAGTGACTACCGAAAACCACCCGATTCACCTCCACGGTTACAGCTTCTATGTCGTGGGATACGGCACGGGGAACTTCGATTCAAAAACTGCGAAGTTCAACTTGGTCGATCCCCCATACATGAACACGATTGGAGTTCCAGTGGGTGGATGGGCTGCGATCCGATTCGTCGCGGACAATCCAG GGGTTTGGTTTATGCATTGTCATTTGGAAATACATCTATCGTGGGGACTATCTATGGTGTTTGTAGTGAAAAATGGGAAAGGGGAGATGGAGACTCTTCCTGGCCCTCCTGCAGACATGCCACGGTGCTAG